One stretch of Roseimicrobium sp. ORNL1 DNA includes these proteins:
- a CDS encoding PAS domain-containing protein gives MEGSLDIRPRGSARKPEASPAGGLPFEMLIQNSPLGMFLVDADFKIQQINPAALPAFGSIPHLIGRDLVEVTYLMWPQEYAAEIVDRFRRTLETGEPYTAPRIAEERRDRAVTEFYEWSIHRVPLLDGQSGVVCYFRDISASVTAEQRLRDTQADNERQRRLYETILSNTPDLTYVFDLNHRFTYANAVLLRMWGKTWDEAIGKTCLELGYEPWHAEMHDREIEQVIATKAPIRGEVPFAGTFGRRIYDYIFVPVFDADGNVEAIAGTTRDVTERKATELRHSFLVSLDDALRPLIDPQEITLTAARLLGEHFHVDRCAYADIEADEDTMNLTGNYMRRPDIRSIVGRLRFADFGQEVLQLMREDKAYVVHDVDTHQPPVENLAAYRATQIQAVICVPLHKAGRFVAAMAVHMATPRVWSPDEVELLRAVAARCWESIERARLERGLRESEGRFRAFVTASSDVVYRMNADWTVMQQLAGRDFIENTPEPEHNWMEKYIHPADRRMVEAAVETAIRTKGEFQLEHRVFRVDGSLGWTFSRAIPLLDSEGRITEWFGTASDVTENRHAEEALRESEARYRSLFESIDEGFCVIEMLYDDQQRPVDYRFIEVNPAFEKQAGMQDVVGKRMLEFVSSIEEHWLENYDRVVKTGQSNRFAAEYKGLDRWFDVYAFRIGDTGDTRLAVLFNDITERKMAEDVLRASEERARAASAAKDAFLAQLSHELRTPLTPVLMTAATLRDDPSINDHGREAFAMIERFINLEARLIDDLLDITRVTQGKLALRFEVCDIHHILTQAIEIIRDGAREKGITLQADLKARRTAFLGDAARLQQVFWNILQNAVKYSSGGTVVHITTRDTSASHADAAPRGIVIEVSDTGMGFDPAEGEKLFQPFHQADAAKGAGLGLGLAIARAIVEQHSGSIVGTSEGEGCGAKFVVELPTIAPPTGKPRSEPKDQIIHRSLPTRSLRLLLVEDHEATLQVLSRFLTHAGHVVTVARSIREGREIAGQQAFDFVVSDLGLPDGVGTELMKELRDTHGLTGVALSGYGMEEDVRRSRAAGFAAHLVKPVKFEELQSALRALAMEKDESNGA, from the coding sequence ATGGAAGGCTCGCTCGATATCCGACCGCGTGGGAGTGCTCGCAAGCCTGAGGCATCCCCGGCGGGCGGCTTGCCGTTTGAGATGCTCATCCAGAATTCCCCGTTGGGCATGTTTCTGGTCGATGCGGATTTTAAGATTCAGCAGATCAATCCCGCGGCGTTGCCCGCCTTCGGTTCCATTCCCCACCTGATTGGCCGCGACTTGGTGGAGGTCACGTACCTCATGTGGCCCCAGGAATACGCAGCGGAAATCGTGGACCGGTTCCGCCGTACGCTGGAAACTGGGGAGCCGTATACCGCGCCCCGCATCGCTGAAGAGCGGCGTGATCGCGCAGTCACGGAGTTCTACGAGTGGAGCATTCATCGCGTGCCGCTTCTGGATGGACAGTCGGGAGTGGTCTGCTACTTCCGGGACATCTCCGCCAGCGTCACCGCGGAGCAGCGATTGAGGGATACCCAGGCGGACAATGAACGTCAGCGCCGCCTGTATGAGACCATTCTCTCAAACACCCCGGACCTCACCTACGTCTTCGACCTCAATCACCGCTTCACCTATGCGAATGCCGTGCTTCTGCGCATGTGGGGCAAGACCTGGGACGAGGCGATCGGAAAGACTTGTCTGGAGCTGGGATACGAGCCCTGGCACGCGGAGATGCATGACCGCGAGATTGAGCAGGTGATTGCCACGAAGGCTCCCATTCGTGGTGAAGTGCCCTTTGCCGGCACCTTTGGCCGCCGCATTTACGACTACATCTTCGTGCCCGTGTTCGATGCAGACGGGAATGTGGAGGCCATCGCAGGCACCACACGCGATGTCACCGAGCGCAAGGCTACCGAACTCCGCCACAGCTTCCTGGTAAGTCTTGACGACGCCTTGCGCCCCCTCATTGACCCGCAGGAGATCACGCTCACCGCGGCACGCTTGCTCGGGGAACACTTTCACGTGGACCGCTGTGCCTACGCCGATATCGAGGCGGACGAGGATACCATGAACCTGACGGGCAACTACATGCGCCGCCCGGACATCAGGAGCATCGTGGGCAGGCTCAGGTTTGCGGACTTCGGTCAGGAGGTCCTGCAACTTATGCGCGAAGACAAAGCCTACGTCGTGCATGACGTGGACACGCATCAGCCGCCGGTGGAAAATCTGGCTGCCTACCGCGCCACGCAGATTCAGGCCGTCATCTGTGTGCCTCTGCACAAGGCGGGACGCTTCGTGGCCGCCATGGCCGTGCACATGGCGACGCCTCGAGTGTGGTCCCCGGATGAGGTGGAGTTGCTCAGAGCCGTGGCGGCCCGCTGCTGGGAGTCCATCGAGCGCGCGCGACTGGAGCGTGGACTTCGCGAGAGTGAGGGGCGGTTCCGCGCCTTCGTGACGGCCAGCTCGGATGTGGTCTATCGCATGAATGCCGATTGGACCGTGATGCAGCAGCTCGCCGGCCGGGACTTCATCGAGAATACCCCTGAGCCGGAGCACAACTGGATGGAAAAGTACATCCACCCGGCAGACCGGCGCATGGTCGAGGCGGCGGTTGAGACAGCCATCCGTACCAAGGGTGAGTTCCAATTGGAACACCGTGTCTTTCGTGTGGACGGCAGTCTGGGCTGGACGTTCTCGCGCGCCATTCCCCTGCTGGATTCGGAGGGACGGATCACCGAGTGGTTCGGCACGGCCAGCGATGTCACGGAGAACAGACACGCGGAAGAAGCCCTGCGGGAAAGTGAAGCGCGCTATCGCTCCCTGTTCGAATCCATCGACGAAGGATTCTGTGTGATCGAGATGCTGTATGATGATCAGCAGCGCCCTGTGGACTACCGCTTTATCGAAGTGAATCCCGCCTTCGAAAAGCAGGCAGGCATGCAAGATGTCGTCGGGAAGCGCATGCTGGAGTTTGTCTCGAGCATCGAAGAACACTGGCTGGAGAACTACGACCGGGTGGTCAAGACAGGCCAGTCCAATCGCTTTGCGGCGGAATACAAGGGACTCGACCGGTGGTTCGACGTGTATGCCTTCCGCATCGGCGACACCGGGGATACTCGCCTGGCGGTTCTGTTCAACGACATCACCGAACGCAAGATGGCGGAAGACGTCCTGCGCGCCAGTGAGGAGCGCGCCCGTGCGGCCTCCGCGGCGAAGGACGCCTTCCTCGCCCAGCTGTCGCATGAGCTCCGCACGCCATTGACTCCGGTGCTGATGACCGCCGCCACGTTGCGCGACGATCCCAGCATCAATGACCACGGTCGTGAGGCCTTCGCCATGATTGAGCGCTTCATCAATCTCGAGGCCCGTTTGATTGATGACTTGCTGGACATCACCCGAGTAACCCAGGGCAAGCTGGCACTCCGCTTTGAAGTCTGCGACATTCATCACATCCTCACCCAGGCCATCGAAATCATCCGCGATGGCGCGCGGGAAAAAGGCATCACGCTTCAAGCCGACCTCAAGGCCCGGCGCACCGCTTTCCTGGGAGATGCCGCCAGACTCCAGCAGGTCTTCTGGAACATCCTGCAGAATGCGGTGAAGTACTCCTCCGGCGGCACCGTTGTTCACATCACGACGCGGGACACGTCTGCATCCCATGCCGATGCGGCCCCGCGAGGGATAGTCATCGAAGTCAGCGACACCGGCATGGGATTCGATCCGGCGGAGGGTGAGAAGCTCTTCCAGCCGTTCCATCAGGCGGACGCCGCGAAGGGGGCAGGCCTCGGCCTGGGTCTCGCCATCGCCAGGGCCATTGTGGAGCAGCACTCCGGCAGCATTGTGGGAACGAGTGAAGGTGAGGGATGCGGGGCGAAGTTTGTTGTCGAGTTGCCCACCATCGCTCCGCCCACTGGCAAACCCCGCTCAGAACCAAAGGACCAGATCATTCACCGCTCGCTGCCGACTCGTTCCTTGCGCCTGCTGCTGGTGGAGGATCACGAGGCAACCCTGCAGGTGCTCTCGCGTTTCCTGACGCACGCCGGCCATGTGGTCACCGTGGCCAGATCCATCCGTGAAGGGCGCGAGATCGCCGGGCAGCAGGCCTTCGACTTTGTCGTTTCCGACCTGGGACTTCCCGATGGCGTGGGGACCGAATTGATGAAGGAACTCCGGGACACCCATGGACTGACCGGTGTGGCGCTCAGTGGCTACGGCATGGAAGAAGATGTCCGCCGTTCCCGGGCCGCAGGGTTCGCCGCGCATCTCGTGAAGCCGGTGAAGTTCGAGGAACTGCAAAGCGCCCTCAGAGCTCTCGCGATGGAGAAGGACGAGAGTAACGGAGCGTGA
- a CDS encoding LysR substrate-binding domain-containing protein — protein sequence MELHQLRYLTAVARTGNFSRAAEQCHVSQPSLSQQIQKLEEELGCRLFTRLKREAVPTEAGRALIQRALRILAEVDAAQREADDAAVGQVRGTVNVGVLPTIAPHLLPSVMKRVRAELPAVQVIVHETTTTNLLAQAGACELDFAIVSLPITDERFVIETLFSEELLLAVPKDHELATRREVRLEDVEQEPFILLQEGHCLGDQALRFCDRHSCHPPVIFRTAQLETIQALVAAGVGVSLIPNMACGSGRVSEPTYRSLTGKRPERAIAVIWRKEQHLSRAAESLLNVLRKTYGGRIASAGAGKATALSRPSQKASSGKAKKR from the coding sequence ATGGAACTCCACCAGCTCCGCTACCTCACCGCTGTCGCGCGCACGGGAAATTTCAGCCGCGCCGCGGAGCAGTGCCACGTATCCCAGCCTTCGCTGAGCCAGCAGATACAAAAGCTGGAGGAGGAACTCGGCTGCCGTCTGTTTACGCGCCTCAAGCGTGAGGCGGTGCCCACGGAGGCGGGCAGGGCGCTCATCCAGCGCGCGCTGCGTATCCTTGCCGAGGTGGACGCCGCACAGCGTGAGGCGGATGATGCCGCGGTGGGTCAGGTGCGCGGCACGGTGAATGTGGGCGTGCTGCCTACTATCGCCCCGCATCTGCTGCCCTCCGTGATGAAGCGGGTGCGTGCGGAACTGCCCGCCGTGCAGGTCATCGTCCATGAGACCACCACGACCAATCTCCTCGCCCAGGCCGGCGCGTGTGAGCTGGACTTCGCCATCGTAAGCCTGCCCATCACGGATGAGCGGTTTGTGATCGAGACCTTGTTCTCAGAAGAGTTGCTGCTCGCCGTGCCGAAGGATCACGAACTCGCCACACGCCGCGAAGTGCGATTGGAAGATGTGGAACAGGAGCCTTTCATCCTGCTGCAAGAGGGACACTGCCTTGGCGACCAGGCCCTGCGTTTCTGTGACCGGCATAGCTGCCACCCGCCCGTGATTTTCCGCACGGCGCAGTTGGAGACGATTCAGGCCCTCGTCGCGGCAGGTGTAGGTGTGTCACTCATTCCAAACATGGCCTGCGGAAGCGGTCGTGTGTCCGAGCCCACCTATCGCTCTCTCACAGGAAAGCGCCCCGAGCGCGCCATCGCCGTCATCTGGCGAAAGGAGCAACACCTCAGCCGTGCCGCGGAGAGCTTGCTCAATGTGTTGAGAAAAACGTACGGAGGACGCATTGCAAGTGCGGGTGCAGGGAAGGCAACGGCGTTGTCCCGCCCCAGTCAGAAGGCCAGCTCAGGCAAGGCGAAGAAGAGGTAA
- a CDS encoding cytochrome B6: protein MNTPPAFLRRAALFAVLTASSLVPSAARADDDFDAMVKKLQGEKPQFAKRQQDLLKERYDLSDKPVEGLTMPRGKAVQGGVRVNLPKDTTWDKLAGMTPEEIKSKDLWPAGFYPLPHPHHEAGGMIFPKKQIDGVKEQTGRDLTRFDLDFDLPDHMLPEFPAPIYLNTRPDLGDVSQGKLITLGNFYDVFKNVLNPKQLEGLRLLVTPFPQAQFNATHDRKALLAHQGVACFDCHSNGHTNAATHTVGDIRPNEHRHRIGTPTLRGMNITNTFGSQRAMKTVEDFTEFEQRAAYFDGDPEQATRKGVNILERGSQVHFMAEFENILGFPPAPKLTPLGKLDPNKATKQELRGQELFFGKAQCSVCHTGPYFTDGLMHDLQVERFFKEKMINGRKASADGPIKTFPLRGIKDSPPYLHDDRLMTLDDTVEFFNLVLTLKLTTEEKADLTAFLRTL from the coding sequence ATGAACACTCCACCCGCATTCCTGCGGAGGGCCGCGCTTTTCGCCGTGCTCACCGCCTCTTCCCTGGTGCCGTCAGCCGCTCGCGCGGATGACGACTTCGATGCCATGGTAAAAAAACTGCAGGGCGAAAAGCCCCAGTTCGCGAAACGCCAGCAGGACCTGCTCAAGGAACGCTATGACCTTTCCGACAAACCCGTGGAAGGCCTCACCATGCCCCGCGGCAAAGCCGTGCAAGGCGGCGTGCGCGTGAATCTGCCCAAGGACACCACTTGGGACAAGCTCGCCGGGATGACTCCCGAGGAGATCAAGTCGAAGGACCTCTGGCCTGCCGGCTTCTATCCCCTGCCCCACCCGCACCACGAAGCGGGCGGCATGATCTTCCCCAAGAAGCAAATCGACGGTGTGAAGGAGCAGACGGGGCGTGACCTCACACGCTTCGACCTCGACTTTGATCTGCCGGACCACATGCTGCCGGAGTTCCCCGCGCCCATCTACCTGAACACACGACCGGACCTCGGCGATGTGTCCCAAGGAAAACTGATCACGCTGGGAAATTTCTACGACGTCTTCAAAAACGTCCTTAATCCCAAGCAGCTCGAAGGTCTGCGATTGCTTGTCACGCCCTTCCCGCAGGCGCAGTTCAATGCGACGCACGATCGCAAGGCTCTGCTCGCGCATCAAGGTGTCGCCTGCTTCGACTGCCACTCCAATGGCCACACGAATGCCGCGACGCACACCGTGGGTGACATTCGCCCCAATGAACATCGCCACCGCATCGGTACGCCGACGCTGCGCGGGATGAATATCACCAATACCTTTGGCTCACAGCGCGCCATGAAGACGGTGGAAGACTTCACCGAGTTCGAACAACGCGCGGCGTACTTCGATGGTGATCCGGAACAGGCCACACGCAAGGGGGTGAACATCCTCGAGCGAGGCAGCCAGGTGCACTTCATGGCGGAGTTTGAAAACATCCTCGGCTTCCCGCCCGCGCCAAAGCTCACGCCTCTGGGCAAGCTGGATCCCAACAAGGCCACGAAGCAGGAACTGCGCGGTCAGGAACTCTTCTTTGGCAAAGCCCAGTGCTCCGTGTGCCACACCGGTCCCTACTTCACCGATGGCCTCATGCATGACCTGCAGGTGGAGCGCTTCTTCAAGGAGAAGATGATCAACGGTCGCAAGGCCAGCGCGGATGGTCCCATCAAGACCTTCCCGCTGCGCGGCATCAAGGACTCGCCTCCTTACCTGCATGACGACCGTCTCATGACGCTGGATGACACCGTGGAATTCTTCAACCTGGTGCTCACCCTCAAGCTGACCACCGAGGAGAAAGCAGACCTAACGGCATTCCTCAGAACGCTCTAA
- a CDS encoding RNA polymerase sigma factor RpoD/SigA: MANMELDGGIKIYLREIGKTDLLTPQQEVELADRIKKGDPEARAHMIKANLRLVVKIAQDYANYGLPLLDLISEGNIGLMKAVERFDPNKGGKLSTYAAWWIKQSIKRALANQSKTIRLPVHMVDKISKMRRVAMAMSEELGREPTDDELSEEIGIDRSKLSQLKTASMRPASLDAPISDDDSTEFGEIVGDENAHNPFELLSHKNMHSQLDGLLTVLDERERKIIDARFGLNGQKARTLEEVGQEFGVTRERIRQLQNIALRKLRRALQKKEDPIPKALRNAGGKKGRKKKKEAALVD, encoded by the coding sequence ATGGCCAATATGGAACTAGACGGCGGCATCAAGATCTACCTCCGCGAGATCGGAAAGACCGATTTGCTTACGCCCCAACAGGAGGTTGAGCTGGCTGACCGCATCAAGAAGGGCGACCCTGAAGCGCGCGCCCACATGATCAAGGCAAATCTGCGTCTCGTAGTCAAGATTGCCCAAGATTACGCGAATTACGGTCTTCCCCTCCTCGACCTCATTTCCGAGGGCAACATCGGCCTCATGAAGGCGGTGGAACGCTTCGACCCGAACAAGGGCGGCAAGCTTTCCACGTATGCCGCGTGGTGGATCAAGCAGTCCATCAAGCGCGCCCTGGCGAACCAGTCCAAGACGATTCGCCTGCCCGTGCACATGGTGGACAAGATCTCCAAGATGCGCCGCGTGGCCATGGCCATGTCCGAGGAACTCGGCCGCGAGCCCACCGATGACGAACTCTCCGAGGAAATCGGTATCGACCGGTCCAAGCTGAGCCAGCTCAAAACCGCGTCCATGCGTCCCGCGTCCCTCGACGCCCCCATCAGCGACGACGACAGCACCGAGTTCGGTGAAATCGTGGGCGACGAAAATGCGCACAACCCCTTCGAGCTTCTCAGCCACAAGAACATGCACAGCCAGCTCGACGGCTTGCTGACGGTTCTGGATGAGCGCGAGCGCAAGATCATCGATGCCCGCTTCGGCCTCAACGGCCAGAAGGCGCGCACCCTTGAAGAAGTGGGCCAGGAGTTCGGCGTGACCCGCGAACGTATCCGCCAGCTGCAGAACATCGCCCTGCGCAAACTGCGCCGCGCCCTGCAGAAGAAGGAAGACCCGATTCCCAAGGCGCTCCGCAATGCCGGTGGCAAGAAGGGCCGCAAGAAGAAGAAGGAAGCCGCACTGGTGGACTAA
- a CDS encoding nucleoside deaminase, whose translation MSPSADPDIPFLREAIRLSREHMVKGDGGPFGSVVVQEGQVVGEGWNQVLSTNDPTAHAEIVAIRDAGQRLGRFTLEGCVLYASCEPCPMCLAAAYWARVDRLVFAASREDAAASGFDDEYLYLEIPKKHTERALPARQLLQNEAREAFTEWLAKTDRVSY comes from the coding sequence ATGAGCCCATCCGCCGACCCCGACATCCCGTTCCTGCGAGAGGCCATTCGCCTCTCCCGGGAGCATATGGTGAAGGGGGATGGTGGGCCGTTCGGCTCGGTGGTGGTGCAGGAGGGGCAGGTGGTAGGCGAAGGCTGGAACCAAGTCCTCTCCACCAACGACCCCACGGCCCACGCGGAAATCGTGGCCATCCGGGATGCCGGTCAGCGGCTGGGAAGGTTCACCCTTGAGGGGTGCGTCCTCTACGCGAGCTGCGAGCCCTGCCCCATGTGCCTGGCGGCGGCGTACTGGGCCCGGGTGGACCGGCTGGTTTTCGCCGCCTCCCGTGAGGATGCCGCCGCGAGCGGCTTCGACGACGAATACCTCTACCTGGAAATCCCGAAAAAGCACACGGAACGGGCACTTCCGGCCCGGCAATTGCTACAAAACGAGGCAAGGGAAGCGTTCACCGAGTGGTTGGCGAAAACGGACCGTGTTTCTTACTGA
- a CDS encoding catalase-related domain-containing protein, with protein sequence MSTRLPEEPSTELALSPQGPVLMQNFGLIEKMADFARESIYAQAGSLFRRMTSEARQRLFGNVARVMGSVPRETQMRAICHFYRADVNYGVGAARALGINIEQEMSRMASASA encoded by the coding sequence ATGAGCACTCGATTGCCTGAAGAACCTTCAACGGAACTCGCCCTCAGCCCGCAAGGACCTGTCCTCATGCAGAACTTCGGACTCATCGAGAAGATGGCGGACTTCGCCCGGGAGAGCATCTACGCCCAGGCGGGGAGTCTTTTCCGCCGCATGACTTCGGAGGCAAGGCAGCGGCTCTTTGGCAACGTCGCTCGCGTCATGGGCTCGGTGCCCCGCGAAACCCAGATGCGCGCCATCTGCCACTTCTACCGCGCGGATGTGAACTACGGCGTCGGTGCGGCAAGAGCCCTTGGCATCAACATCGAGCAGGAGATGTCCAGGATGGCTTCCGCGTCCGCCTGA
- a CDS encoding AAA family ATPase encodes MPAILLNGTSSAGKTSIAKAIQKLSPEPFIRIALDDFTEMFRWDAIENAEMRRACHKHSIASLHQSMRLLLSGPFPGVIDHVFEQDSWYVDCLAALADHPVLVVGVRCPLEVVQHREVSRGDRRIGLAAYQLPIVHENRSYDLEVDTSTRSPEECAAEILAAYQVKAAAAAVAAADPLNMLQR; translated from the coding sequence ATGCCCGCCATCCTCCTCAACGGCACTTCGAGCGCCGGCAAGACCAGCATCGCGAAGGCCATTCAGAAGCTGTCGCCGGAGCCGTTCATCCGCATCGCGCTGGATGATTTCACGGAGATGTTCCGCTGGGATGCCATCGAGAATGCGGAGATGCGCCGGGCCTGCCACAAGCACAGCATCGCGAGTCTGCACCAGTCCATGCGCTTGCTTCTCTCAGGGCCGTTTCCAGGCGTGATTGACCACGTTTTCGAGCAGGACTCCTGGTATGTCGATTGCCTGGCTGCACTCGCAGATCATCCTGTGCTCGTGGTGGGCGTGCGTTGCCCGCTGGAAGTGGTGCAGCATCGCGAGGTGTCGCGTGGGGACCGGCGCATTGGCCTCGCGGCGTACCAGCTACCGATTGTTCACGAAAATCGCAGCTATGATCTGGAGGTGGATACCAGCACGCGCAGTCCTGAAGAATGCGCGGCGGAAATACTCGCGGCGTACCAGGTGAAGGCTGCTGCTGCTGCTGTAGCAGCAGCCGATCCGCTCAACATGCTGCAGAGGTAA